A genomic segment from Kiritimatiellia bacterium encodes:
- a CDS encoding O-antigen ligase family protein produces MSSGYLAASSEPEAGPSPKRRRRSPLPRSRSIYEWAALALVGLCPIAGIWLYGAIPLWAYGPMMALAFVGCALYWARPLFFDRAEPAQCPPAFGGLALFLAYGALLILRSEARYEAFLEMLKLACHVFAFQFWFGLAREQGRWRILLALLLLSGTLMAWYAIVQHANGSRMVLLVERPAQYEMRASGAFICPNHFANFLAMLVPTSIALMTARGAGAALRILAVYSAVVLLPPIYLSASRSAWIGLGAGITVTLALLGLRKSRSRAIVLLLVTPLALAAVGVAVWAFSPLVQERVADALRGNVRLNLWRDTWTMIRDNPWFGWGPGQYRWIYPQYWHFLKMHIDPEHAHNDYLQLVAEFGAVGAVLLLSALAWALIRLVAVIQNSDSERGAALIAGFAGACAASAAHAMFDYNFHLFGNVQVLAALGGVTCATLVGGGHLRPRPCIGSGKISALAAAVVMLAFAVLSARASAAEIFTARGDRNRQKARFESAVAAYRAALRVEPRKGAAHRGIGLVRIAQARWNLDAESRTRQLDEAIERFERALKLNPRDLDAQFGLVRVAQMRERADEALARLRDLVRQAPYHSGYWFELGLHLRSMRDYAGALQAFETARSLEPSERIDLNIQAVRRRLAESQKSP; encoded by the coding sequence ATGTCATCCGGGTACCTCGCAGCATCTTCTGAGCCGGAAGCCGGGCCGTCCCCCAAACGTCGAAGAAGGAGTCCTCTCCCACGGAGCCGCTCCATTTACGAGTGGGCCGCCTTGGCGCTGGTTGGCCTGTGTCCGATCGCGGGGATCTGGCTCTATGGCGCAATCCCGTTATGGGCCTATGGCCCGATGATGGCGCTTGCGTTTGTTGGCTGTGCTCTGTACTGGGCACGGCCTTTGTTTTTCGACAGAGCCGAACCCGCTCAATGTCCACCCGCCTTCGGGGGACTTGCCCTTTTCCTCGCCTACGGAGCTCTGCTGATTCTCCGCTCCGAGGCCCGTTATGAAGCCTTTCTCGAGATGTTAAAACTAGCCTGCCACGTTTTCGCGTTTCAATTCTGGTTTGGCCTCGCTCGCGAGCAGGGGCGCTGGCGGATCCTGTTGGCCCTGCTTCTTCTTAGCGGGACGCTCATGGCCTGGTATGCCATCGTTCAACATGCCAACGGATCGCGAATGGTGCTTCTCGTCGAGCGGCCGGCCCAGTATGAAATGCGCGCCAGCGGCGCCTTCATCTGCCCCAATCATTTCGCCAATTTTCTGGCCATGCTCGTCCCCACCTCGATCGCGCTGATGACGGCGCGGGGGGCGGGCGCGGCGCTCCGCATTCTTGCCGTCTACAGCGCCGTGGTCCTCCTGCCGCCGATCTACCTCTCGGCCTCCCGAAGCGCGTGGATCGGGCTCGGCGCAGGGATCACGGTCACGCTCGCGTTGTTGGGGCTGCGCAAGAGCCGGAGCCGCGCCATCGTGTTATTGCTCGTCACGCCGCTTGCGCTGGCGGCTGTCGGGGTTGCAGTGTGGGCGTTTTCTCCGCTGGTTCAGGAACGGGTGGCGGATGCTCTACGAGGGAACGTTCGTCTGAACCTCTGGCGCGACACGTGGACGATGATCCGGGACAACCCGTGGTTCGGGTGGGGACCGGGCCAGTATCGCTGGATTTATCCCCAATATTGGCACTTTCTCAAAATGCACATCGATCCTGAACACGCCCACAACGACTATCTCCAGCTCGTCGCCGAGTTCGGGGCCGTTGGTGCCGTTTTACTGCTGAGCGCCCTCGCTTGGGCGCTGATCCGCCTTGTGGCCGTGATCCAAAACAGCGACTCCGAACGGGGCGCCGCTCTTATTGCCGGTTTCGCTGGAGCATGTGCTGCCAGCGCGGCGCATGCGATGTTCGATTACAATTTCCATCTTTTCGGCAACGTCCAGGTTCTGGCCGCGTTGGGCGGCGTTACGTGCGCCACGCTGGTCGGTGGTGGCCACCTGAGGCCCCGCCCATGCATCGGGTCGGGGAAGATTTCGGCCTTGGCAGCGGCTGTTGTCATGCTTGCCTTTGCAGTGCTGTCGGCCCGGGCTTCAGCGGCGGAAATCTTTACGGCTCGCGGGGATAGAAATCGCCAAAAGGCGCGGTTCGAGTCAGCGGTAGCTGCGTACCGAGCGGCTCTGCGGGTGGAGCCGAGGAAAGGGGCTGCCCATCGCGGCATCGGCCTGGTCCGAATCGCCCAGGCGCGTTGGAATCTCGATGCCGAAAGCAGGACCCGTCAACTGGACGAAGCGATCGAACGATTTGAGCGCGCACTCAAGCTGAATCCGCGCGATCTGGATGCCCAATTCGGGCTTGTCCGAGTTGCCCAAATGCGCGAGCGGGCAGACGAGGCGCTCGCGCGCCTCCGTGATTTGGTCAGACAGGCCCCTTATCATAGCGGCTACTGGTTCGAGCTGGGGCTCCACCTGCGGTCCATGCGCGATTATGCCGGAGCGCTCCAAGCTTTTGAAACCGCCCGCTCCTTGGAGCCTTCCGAACGCATCGACCTCAACATTCAGGCGGTTCGGCGACGCCTCGCCGAGTCCCAAAAGTCGCCCTGA
- a CDS encoding UvrD-helicase domain-containing protein — protein MQPDLPVDAQTRERFARELDRSFSLIAPAGVGKTRSITDRILSIATGSEERALDWLPKLVVVTYTNKAADEMHERTRAALIAKRANLTVLSAFQRSFFGTIHSFCVRLLRTYGHFAGLSTSFEPIENDEEVWTEFLRQTNRLFPYISSETTAKILRAVDIEDLFHLARQMPPEFCTAACTPSEPPEVSINPILELEPKQSRSRAKYALSKEAARRWWNEWKSGAGYAPPPRCLSEAREFSGVWRQVFEPFHEWRRTAAIAAAWDIARAYKEFRRAQGVLTFEDQISLAWELLRHPEAGRRIRAEGLRVILDEAQDTDPLQFRILLEIARPPDTTGDWLADDSGLLAPPDPGRFCMVGDPQQSIYGERASLDVYKRVRQKLSAAPGGEELVLSVTFRCDVRIIETTNSLVEPMFARTPGQVAYTPLKPRPGAGPGMVLRWQIHRPENMEPGVGPATREVGRQLGQRLLQLRPETLGAARWADVAMLCPRNRWMDDLALGLREVGVNAQLHTVREIRGGRPAYAWATALVHVLANPDDEFEVVGVLREIYGFSDEELARWIAGPDRCWSLHSEPHGDDEVSRTLRMLSGLCREVSTLPLMDALECIFERTALVERLVALQRGDPLARGAAAAISPEVELEALFLEASRASGEGRSLADFAQQLRERMHDELAAAPVEEGAIQLMTIHKAKGLQWPIVVLPLLYREISEFHDFPSLLRVRPEDEPRAILTSEDLEPHREALAAKRNLEMQRLLYVALTRAQRTLILTDDRALFPQSAKLTFANLLGLRRSDEQSPAQQIFEALSECPLLDTTLPCHQTGAPAVEIVPPVKTEEYNIGVTRLMSCPRRILPYTLSETQARAEFMLVDAEADYSPAAEIARTYGLWWHETMESLPWGCAIDELRRLGNAALHACPIPERGRREIDQLLTSEFFQRLNKTSRVFHREMPILWKRSEEEIIEGVIDLAVLLPDGENWLIVDWKTNDVSPENAAALLRELYTPQLSAYAEALRAITGGNVQAGVYSTAAGLWIPIG, from the coding sequence ATGCAACCTGACCTTCCGGTGGACGCCCAGACCCGCGAGCGTTTCGCCCGTGAACTGGACCGCTCCTTTTCTCTGATCGCACCGGCGGGCGTCGGCAAGACCCGGTCGATTACGGATCGGATTCTCTCCATCGCAACAGGTAGCGAGGAACGCGCCCTGGACTGGCTCCCCAAGCTGGTTGTCGTCACCTATACCAACAAGGCAGCGGACGAGATGCATGAGCGGACGCGGGCTGCCCTGATCGCAAAGCGAGCCAACCTCACGGTCCTCTCAGCGTTCCAGCGAAGCTTCTTTGGAACGATCCATTCATTTTGTGTCCGGCTTCTGAGAACGTACGGACATTTCGCCGGGCTTTCGACCTCCTTCGAGCCAATCGAAAATGACGAAGAAGTTTGGACCGAATTCCTCCGCCAGACGAATCGCCTGTTCCCTTACATTTCGTCGGAAACGACCGCGAAAATTCTCCGGGCAGTCGACATCGAGGATTTGTTTCATTTGGCGCGGCAAATGCCGCCCGAATTCTGCACCGCGGCCTGCACTCCATCCGAACCGCCCGAGGTCTCCATTAATCCGATCCTCGAGCTGGAGCCGAAACAGTCGCGAAGCCGGGCCAAATATGCGCTATCGAAAGAGGCGGCCCGCCGATGGTGGAACGAATGGAAGAGCGGGGCCGGATATGCGCCGCCGCCACGGTGTTTGAGCGAGGCAAGAGAGTTCTCCGGGGTCTGGCGGCAGGTGTTTGAGCCGTTTCACGAATGGCGCCGCACTGCTGCGATCGCGGCCGCATGGGACATCGCCCGCGCTTACAAGGAATTTCGCCGCGCTCAAGGTGTGCTCACCTTCGAGGATCAAATCTCTCTGGCGTGGGAGCTGCTTCGCCATCCCGAAGCCGGGCGGCGCATTCGCGCGGAAGGGCTGCGCGTCATTCTCGACGAAGCGCAGGATACGGACCCGTTGCAATTCCGGATTCTCTTAGAAATTGCCCGGCCTCCGGATACAACTGGCGATTGGCTCGCCGACGATTCCGGTTTGCTTGCACCTCCAGATCCGGGCCGATTTTGCATGGTTGGCGATCCCCAGCAGTCGATCTACGGGGAGCGGGCTTCCCTCGACGTGTACAAACGGGTGCGCCAAAAACTGTCCGCCGCGCCTGGTGGTGAAGAATTGGTGCTGAGTGTCACCTTCCGATGCGATGTCCGGATTATTGAAACGACCAACTCGCTTGTTGAACCGATGTTCGCCCGCACGCCCGGTCAGGTGGCGTACACGCCGCTGAAACCGCGTCCGGGCGCGGGTCCTGGCATGGTCCTGCGGTGGCAGATCCACAGACCGGAAAATATGGAACCGGGCGTGGGCCCCGCCACGCGGGAGGTCGGTCGTCAACTTGGGCAGCGGCTATTGCAGCTCCGCCCCGAAACACTCGGCGCCGCCAGATGGGCCGATGTGGCCATGCTCTGCCCGCGGAACCGATGGATGGACGACCTGGCGCTGGGCCTGCGAGAGGTCGGGGTAAACGCGCAACTTCACACGGTGCGCGAGATTCGGGGCGGCAGGCCTGCGTACGCCTGGGCAACCGCACTCGTTCATGTCCTCGCGAACCCGGACGACGAATTTGAGGTCGTCGGCGTCTTGCGCGAAATCTACGGGTTTTCCGATGAAGAGCTCGCTCGCTGGATCGCCGGGCCCGACCGATGCTGGAGTCTTCACTCGGAGCCGCACGGTGACGATGAAGTGTCACGAACTCTCCGCATGTTGTCTGGACTCTGCCGCGAAGTATCCACCCTTCCGCTCATGGATGCTCTCGAATGCATCTTCGAGCGGACAGCTCTTGTTGAACGGCTGGTGGCACTTCAACGCGGGGATCCTCTTGCGCGCGGCGCCGCCGCGGCCATTTCCCCGGAAGTTGAGTTGGAAGCGCTTTTCCTGGAAGCCTCGCGAGCAAGCGGCGAAGGCCGGTCATTGGCGGACTTCGCGCAGCAATTGCGGGAGAGAATGCACGACGAGCTCGCGGCCGCGCCTGTGGAGGAGGGCGCGATCCAGCTAATGACCATCCACAAGGCGAAGGGATTGCAATGGCCCATCGTGGTTCTGCCGCTGCTCTACCGCGAGATCTCCGAATTCCATGATTTTCCCTCCTTGCTGCGCGTCCGGCCGGAAGATGAGCCGCGGGCTATATTGACGAGCGAGGATCTGGAGCCCCATCGCGAAGCCCTTGCCGCCAAACGAAACCTCGAGATGCAGCGCCTGCTGTACGTCGCGCTCACGCGCGCGCAACGCACACTAATTTTGACTGACGATCGCGCCCTTTTTCCGCAGTCCGCCAAGTTGACATTCGCCAACCTTCTCGGTTTGAGGCGCTCGGATGAACAGAGCCCGGCACAACAGATTTTTGAGGCCCTTTCTGAGTGTCCACTGCTGGATACGACCTTGCCGTGCCATCAGACCGGTGCTCCCGCAGTAGAGATCGTACCGCCTGTGAAGACTGAAGAATATAACATCGGCGTGACACGTCTGATGTCCTGTCCCCGCCGGATCCTACCCTACACATTGAGCGAAACTCAGGCGCGGGCCGAATTCATGCTCGTCGACGCGGAGGCCGATTATTCGCCGGCCGCCGAAATCGCCCGTACATACGGCCTCTGGTGGCATGAAACCATGGAGTCTCTGCCTTGGGGCTGCGCTATAGACGAATTGCGCAGGCTTGGAAATGCCGCGTTGCATGCCTGCCCGATTCCCGAACGCGGTCGTCGTGAGATCGACCAGTTGCTTACGTCGGAATTTTTTCAACGCCTGAACAAGACCAGCCGGGTCTTCCATCGCGAAATGCCAATCCTGTGGAAGCGGTCGGAAGAGGAGATTATTGAGGGCGTGATCGACCTTGCGGTGCTGTTGCCGGATGGCGAGAACTGGCTGATCGTCGACTGGAAAACCAACGATGTTTCGCCCGAAAACGCGGCGGCCCTTTTGCGAGAATTGTACACGCCGCAGTTGAGCGCCTACGCGGAAGCGCTCCGTGCCATCACGGGAGGGAACGTTCAAGCAGGCGTGTATTCCACGGCCGCCGGCTTATGGATACCGATCGGTTGA
- a CDS encoding PD-(D/E)XK nuclease family protein, with amino-acid sequence MNGRVDVFLGAGSAGLRQIALSWLVDSASSAVRAVRPWAVLAPSRSYAHALKQMASARSLSLAGVRFLTPGDARRELGRILLGERLRLVPRSNLALLMASILEEKGAPIREPARLLHALDQLTASGWGVDRIGFEPVEKAARAFEVALQELGWASVSGYDRAVAAAEPVEFFDRLLVVGFDAAHWELFHLLNAAVRCATRATVLLAAPRSRAEWLDQVWIGSWEDAFGEAESIETVEASAPFAALAQRMENPFHSNQSKGPPPFFLVGQTIRDQAEAAVHMAVRFAADPESDRIGILVPGPGPLAHEISRVLRRLGVPHFDPFGRPAQPDGSTSRWLSWTAFQRQPTFSRFLHATRCDAGGFLNISEQRAAFLAQGEAMSSDLAILRALLETSGDLVAARLAARMAPFRALTGPKRIASFAEETRAAWQELGWQDIIPALDHAVRSLGPIVERTVPLAAWLDWLDAVAPRPAPFRDELASNPFARIHLATYAQAEGLPWSHLILTGLNQGEWPPSSDNAGLLDDRCISKMNQEALQQGAQGQGHLSVKAGHALILGDADRREVLRRQFYNLVETPTRGLALLCSLDRGDGSGRPASPSDFLSHAYHCACDAPLDETAMRWLAERTTEWLADSYKPAALPPSVQPAPTDRVERARRARLSRERFGPFECAFSGDPPKPALLSCQEWESAIRNPMSAWFKCYLKVEPPPDFRREDPWPLMRGIWVHRFLNKAMGDTNAAWVEVPTLATLVERLGRACEEVRNRIENAYKQAGRGPPDWWHVRLAQARWTARSMIEQIASVKDWPLAASEWSLSREIPIPVGASTALRIRGRIDLLFARQLGPDEIPRECWVVDFKTGTRKRALRRNRYLRDLANGDGIQVGLYALALAELGAERISASIWEVNAIPEEQVTLDEIRSASAFWSGLARMQETGVFGIRGDVRAEFGTSVRAPLATLRLNPALLEDKWALTHPNLTGAEGESDHAT; translated from the coding sequence GTGAATGGCCGGGTCGATGTTTTTCTGGGTGCGGGATCCGCCGGGTTGCGGCAGATCGCGCTGTCTTGGCTCGTAGACTCTGCCTCATCGGCCGTGCGGGCCGTGCGGCCGTGGGCCGTACTGGCGCCCAGCCGATCGTATGCGCACGCACTCAAGCAGATGGCGTCAGCCCGGAGCCTCTCGCTCGCGGGCGTGCGCTTCCTCACGCCGGGAGATGCCCGCCGCGAATTGGGTCGAATCCTGCTCGGCGAACGACTTCGCTTGGTCCCAAGGTCCAACCTCGCTTTGCTCATGGCCAGTATTCTCGAGGAGAAGGGGGCGCCCATCCGCGAACCGGCGCGCCTTCTGCATGCCCTCGACCAATTGACCGCCAGTGGATGGGGCGTCGACCGGATTGGATTCGAGCCGGTTGAGAAGGCAGCGCGTGCGTTTGAAGTCGCGTTACAGGAGCTGGGCTGGGCGTCCGTTTCCGGATATGACCGGGCTGTGGCGGCAGCCGAGCCCGTCGAGTTTTTCGACCGACTGCTCGTGGTGGGTTTCGACGCAGCCCACTGGGAGTTGTTCCACCTGTTGAATGCGGCCGTGCGCTGCGCCACGAGGGCGACCGTGCTGCTCGCGGCGCCTCGGTCCCGCGCGGAATGGCTCGACCAAGTCTGGATTGGCTCCTGGGAGGACGCCTTTGGCGAGGCCGAATCCATCGAAACCGTTGAGGCGTCCGCCCCATTTGCCGCACTGGCTCAACGGATGGAGAATCCGTTCCATTCGAATCAGTCGAAGGGGCCGCCGCCTTTCTTTCTCGTCGGCCAGACGATTCGAGACCAGGCGGAGGCGGCGGTGCATATGGCGGTCCGATTCGCGGCGGATCCGGAATCGGATCGAATCGGAATTCTGGTACCCGGGCCGGGCCCACTTGCTCATGAGATTTCGCGCGTGTTGCGCCGCCTCGGGGTCCCCCATTTCGATCCGTTTGGCCGGCCCGCGCAGCCGGACGGATCGACAAGCCGGTGGTTGTCGTGGACTGCATTTCAGCGGCAACCGACTTTTTCAAGGTTCCTGCATGCTACCCGATGCGATGCGGGCGGGTTTTTGAATATTTCGGAACAACGGGCTGCGTTCCTGGCACAAGGGGAGGCGATGTCGAGTGACTTGGCGATTCTCCGTGCGCTTTTGGAAACCTCCGGCGACCTGGTCGCTGCCCGTCTCGCCGCACGGATGGCGCCGTTCCGAGCGCTCACAGGACCCAAGCGGATCGCTTCATTCGCGGAGGAAACGCGCGCCGCATGGCAGGAGCTTGGCTGGCAGGACATAATTCCCGCACTCGATCACGCCGTGCGGTCGCTCGGTCCAATTGTAGAGCGAACGGTTCCGCTTGCCGCCTGGCTCGACTGGTTGGACGCGGTTGCGCCGCGCCCCGCACCCTTCCGTGACGAGCTGGCTTCCAATCCTTTCGCGCGGATCCATTTGGCCACTTATGCCCAGGCCGAGGGTCTCCCTTGGTCACACCTTATCCTGACCGGCCTGAATCAGGGTGAGTGGCCTCCCTCGTCCGACAATGCCGGGCTCCTCGATGACCGCTGCATAAGTAAGATGAATCAGGAAGCTCTTCAGCAGGGCGCGCAGGGGCAGGGTCATCTTTCGGTGAAGGCAGGTCATGCGCTGATCCTGGGCGATGCGGATCGACGGGAGGTGCTCAGGCGCCAATTCTATAACCTTGTCGAGACGCCAACGCGAGGTCTGGCCCTATTGTGTTCGCTCGACCGTGGCGACGGTAGTGGACGACCGGCTTCCCCAAGCGACTTCCTTTCGCATGCCTACCATTGTGCCTGTGATGCGCCTTTGGACGAAACGGCGATGAGGTGGCTTGCCGAACGGACCACCGAATGGCTCGCCGACAGCTACAAGCCGGCTGCTCTCCCGCCATCGGTACAGCCTGCTCCGACGGATCGTGTTGAGCGGGCCCGGCGCGCACGGTTATCGCGCGAACGATTCGGCCCGTTTGAATGCGCTTTCTCGGGAGATCCCCCCAAGCCGGCGTTGTTGAGCTGCCAGGAGTGGGAATCGGCAATTCGGAATCCTATGAGTGCTTGGTTCAAATGCTATTTGAAGGTCGAGCCGCCCCCGGATTTCCGGCGAGAAGATCCGTGGCCGTTGATGCGCGGGATCTGGGTCCACCGTTTCCTCAACAAGGCGATGGGAGACACTAACGCTGCCTGGGTCGAGGTGCCGACCCTCGCAACTCTCGTCGAACGGCTTGGCCGCGCCTGCGAGGAGGTCCGAAACCGGATCGAAAACGCCTATAAGCAAGCGGGCCGGGGGCCGCCGGACTGGTGGCACGTTCGGCTCGCCCAAGCCCGGTGGACCGCCCGATCGATGATTGAACAAATCGCGTCGGTCAAAGACTGGCCCCTTGCGGCCTCGGAATGGTCGTTGAGCCGGGAGATTCCGATCCCGGTTGGCGCAAGCACGGCGTTGCGCATTCGCGGCCGTATCGATTTGCTGTTCGCTCGCCAGCTCGGCCCGGATGAAATTCCTCGGGAATGCTGGGTGGTCGACTTCAAAACGGGAACTCGTAAGAGGGCGCTTAGGCGGAACCGCTATCTCCGTGATCTGGCCAATGGGGACGGAATACAGGTTGGCCTTTATGCCCTCGCGCTGGCCGAGTTGGGCGCCGAGCGGATTTCCGCAAGTATTTGGGAAGTCAATGCCATCCCAGAGGAGCAGGTGACCCTCGATGAAATTCGATCTGCCAGCGCCTTCTGGAGTGGACTGGCGCGAATGCAAGAGACAGGAGTGTTTGGCATCCGTGGGGATGTCCGCGCAGAATTCGGAACTTCAGTGCGCGCCCCACTGGCAACCCTCAGGCTGAATCCGGCTCTGTTGGAGGACAAGTGGGCTCTAACGCACCCCAACCTAACCGGCGCAGAGGGGGAGTCGGATCATGCAACCTGA
- a CDS encoding PotD/PotF family extracellular solute-binding protein: MNSKNGLSRRSFLKTAAVATAAVAAGPFSTLRSFAASREDELNILCWEGYNTENVLGPFRKAFKGVTVKAESGTDDPSMINKLRAGETKIWDLINVNQCWARDMLWPEKLIKPLNRARFEPYIEKMMKWFYSPETGINPFALSPDGKELLGMMQRFGPFSFVINTNKISATTAEDQGFPMFLDPALKGRYGILAYDNWNVMHLCITAGLNPFTQLNADQLAKFEETAEKVFEGAKMISSDLVQLNQALINGEIDLYFTGGTYTSSPARHEGRLEVLGISPKSGPIDGKGALQWFEITSLVNNPNLSPRAEDFLEFVQRPEICKAVAFAEGTYNPVSQMSNPEVFKLFSKEDLVAIQWDTLEEEMARSADYQICPNNDELTDIYNKVKRKRV, encoded by the coding sequence ATGAATTCTAAGAATGGACTGAGCAGGCGATCGTTTCTGAAGACGGCCGCCGTTGCCACAGCAGCAGTTGCAGCAGGACCCTTTTCCACTCTTCGGTCGTTCGCGGCCTCTCGAGAGGACGAGTTGAATATTCTCTGTTGGGAGGGTTACAACACCGAAAATGTTCTCGGCCCCTTTCGAAAGGCTTTCAAGGGCGTTACGGTAAAAGCCGAGTCCGGCACGGACGATCCGAGCATGATCAACAAACTGCGCGCCGGCGAGACCAAAATTTGGGACCTCATCAACGTTAACCAATGTTGGGCGCGCGACATGCTCTGGCCCGAAAAGCTCATCAAGCCGTTGAATCGGGCCCGTTTCGAGCCCTACATCGAAAAAATGATGAAGTGGTTCTATTCGCCCGAGACGGGAATTAATCCGTTTGCCCTTTCGCCGGACGGCAAGGAATTGCTTGGCATGATGCAGCGTTTCGGTCCGTTCTCGTTTGTGATTAATACGAACAAAATATCCGCAACCACGGCCGAGGATCAGGGGTTTCCCATGTTCCTGGATCCTGCCCTGAAGGGTCGATATGGAATTCTGGCCTATGACAACTGGAATGTGATGCACCTCTGCATTACGGCCGGTCTAAATCCGTTCACTCAGCTCAATGCGGACCAGCTGGCCAAGTTCGAGGAAACTGCAGAGAAGGTCTTTGAGGGCGCCAAGATGATTTCGTCCGACCTCGTTCAGCTCAACCAAGCGCTGATTAATGGGGAAATTGACCTGTATTTCACGGGTGGGACCTATACCAGTTCGCCTGCGCGGCATGAGGGTCGACTTGAGGTCCTCGGCATTTCGCCGAAATCGGGCCCGATCGACGGCAAGGGAGCGCTTCAGTGGTTCGAAATCACATCGCTGGTTAATAATCCCAATTTGTCGCCCCGCGCTGAAGATTTCCTCGAATTCGTCCAGCGCCCGGAGATTTGCAAGGCGGTCGCTTTTGCGGAGGGGACCTACAACCCTGTGTCCCAGATGTCGAATCCGGAGGTGTTCAAGCTCTTCTCCAAGGAGGATCTGGTGGCGATCCAGTGGGATACGCTTGAAGAGGAGATGGCTCGGAGCGCGGACTACCAGATTTGCCCGAATAATGACGAATTGACGGACATCTACAACAAGGTTAAGCGCAAGCGGGTTTAA
- a CDS encoding ABC transporter ATP-binding protein, which produces MVAPLVVQAPAEPDSRSSALLYARSLTKRFGSFTAVRDVSFQIAEGEFFTIVGPSGSGKTTLLRMLVGMEKPTSGEILLRGMCINDLPPNRRPTCMVFQSLALFPHMTVGENVEFPLRIRNIWELDRRTRAAELLRLLHLDPHVFYNRRVTECSGGERQRVALARALAYDPEILFFDEPLSAIDARLRKILQKELKDIQRNTGKTFCYVTHSLEEAMLMSDRLAILRAGSIEQVGTPAEIYRSPRNAFVAEFMGEVNLLPVTGLGGDLGEWRVSAYRLPLRLPVDLKAGEERKLLVRPEALRFLRPHEAADNRLRVRVLNEFLMGSRKQFHVEGLGGSKLVVECPSDVSPPGVQVEVGWNLADSQLLET; this is translated from the coding sequence ATGGTAGCCCCTTTGGTCGTCCAGGCTCCGGCGGAGCCAGATTCCCGCTCTTCGGCCTTACTCTACGCGCGATCGCTCACGAAGCGATTTGGATCGTTCACGGCGGTACGTGACGTGTCCTTCCAAATTGCGGAGGGAGAATTTTTCACAATCGTCGGTCCGAGCGGGAGTGGGAAGACGACGCTCCTTCGCATGCTGGTCGGCATGGAAAAGCCTACGTCCGGTGAAATTTTGCTGCGCGGGATGTGCATCAATGATCTTCCGCCGAATCGCCGCCCGACCTGTATGGTTTTTCAATCCCTGGCGCTGTTTCCGCACATGACCGTGGGCGAGAATGTAGAATTCCCGCTGCGCATCCGGAACATTTGGGAGTTGGACCGACGGACCCGGGCCGCGGAACTGCTCCGGTTGCTCCACCTCGACCCGCATGTGTTCTACAACCGGCGCGTCACGGAGTGCTCAGGCGGCGAGCGACAGCGAGTCGCGCTCGCTCGGGCACTGGCCTACGACCCGGAAATCCTTTTTTTCGACGAGCCGCTGTCCGCGATCGATGCCCGACTGCGCAAGATTTTGCAGAAAGAGCTGAAGGATATTCAGCGAAACACGGGCAAGACGTTCTGTTATGTCACACATTCGCTCGAGGAAGCGATGTTGATGAGCGACCGCCTGGCAATTCTCCGCGCCGGTTCCATTGAGCAGGTCGGCACGCCCGCGGAGATTTATCGGTCGCCGCGTAACGCCTTCGTCGCGGAGTTCATGGGGGAGGTGAATTTGCTGCCCGTCACAGGCTTGGGGGGTGACCTTGGCGAGTGGCGGGTGAGCGCGTATCGTCTGCCGCTCCGACTGCCCGTGGATCTGAAGGCCGGCGAGGAGCGGAAGCTTCTGGTTCGGCCCGAGGCGCTGCGTTTTCTGCGACCGCATGAGGCTGCGGACAACCGACTTCGAGTCCGAGTCCTAAACGAGTTTCTGATGGGCTCGCGGAAACAGTTTCATGTAGAGGGGCTTGGCGGAAGCAAACTGGTTGTAGAGTGCCCGTCCGACGTGTCGCCGCCGGGCGTCCAAGTGGAGGTGGGTTGGAACCTGGCCGACAGCCAGCTTCTGGAAACATGA